The DNA window CATTGTTCCTCAGCTCCACTGACGTATTAAGAGTGAGGCCCCATTAGTTGCACTGCGTTGCGCCGCGTCGTCCCAAAAGAAtagtcataaaatatattatattggcCGCGACAACGCAACGCACAACGTAAGCAGCATTGCTATCAAACATCAATGCAATGCTGCATTGCTTAAGTGCGATAGTGGTACGATAGTGGACTAGTGTTGGGATTTAGGAATCTACATAAGGCAAATTACATGCGTCGACGCGACTTAAAAAGCAACCCATGCTGTGTAGCTCATGTACTCACCTCTACAGAGGAAGTACCCGCCCAGCAGCAGCGCGGTGCAGAGCGGCGCCAGCAGCATGGCGGCGCGCATCCAGTGCTTCATGTAGCCCACGAAGCAGATGCCCGTGATGCTGCTGCCGTCCACCTGAAGAGTAAGGCATTGCTAGGAAGTGTTATTCATTAAACATAGACATTATCACGCTTTATCAATTGGCATGACGGGGCGGGAGCGTGACGGATCGGCAATGGGACGCCAGCTTGCTAATGGGTGTTTTAATACATAAGATTCCATATGACACATTTTACATTAATTTGTTAGCGCGGTTTACGCGAaaagttttgaaaaactgTCCTTTGTCTCCCTCTAGTCTCACAATATTACACGCATCATATcaataaacaacaaataaaacttCTGCATGATTGTAATATTAGTGATATCTAGATTGTAATTACCTCTCCGAACGCCATCGTAGTGATGGTGAGTATGAGCGGCAGCGACCACGCCACTAAGTGGAAGTATGCCGCCTTCTTGTCTATGCGGTCTTGTATTTTACctgaaaaataatacaaatacatagattaaTCCATTGTTCAAAActgtatacttatatttttacgaatTTTCAATTAGTTTTTTACAGATACTGTCTAGTACGTCGGGTCCATTGACCAGTTCAGCTCGATGAATGATAAAGTTCATAATTAATATGTGGAGTGACCTCACCTAAAGCCCGGAAGCTCATGTGCCACGCGTACGTGAATATCACGAACCAGACACACGCCGCCATCATGAAGTAGTACACCTTGGAACAAAcaacaattaatatttacaatactGATTGAACAATCGTCAGGAgccttttttttaaacaggTAGCGCTAAAATAAGGCATCAAAGCAGCTTTCAATAGCAATAGGCATACTATCAAGGATATCAATAGATTTTATCAGCTAAATAAAGGTTTGTTTGATAAATAGTGAGTGAAAGTGGCTGTCGGTGAAGTGATCCTAACAATCATGCTCTATATTCATACTGTCAGCCTGGGATCGAGAGTCAACGTCTGTGGCTACTCTTATcatgtatcatcatcatcttcttcATCACTACGCATCAggttcccactgctggggcacgggtttccttccaatgatcGTTTAGGCCCAGCCCAGTCCACCGCGCTAGcttagtgcgggttggtggttATCATGTATACCCTATGTAAGTGTCTACAAACTCTGTCTGtctttatttaatgttattgtGCGTCACTACTAAAGAGGCCTCCACTGAAACACCAGCGCGGTGTCCTTGGCTGTGGCCAAGGGCGCTGCAATAGCTGAGTGGACGCTTTTTTGGCGGACAGCAAATTTATACGTGAGTTCTATATTATGgtgtataattaagtatgattgctgtcattgtcaaataaagttttatctttctttctttctttcaaactGACCAGCACAAAGACGACGACGCACGACAGGTTCTCCTCGGCGGAGGGCTCCCCGCGGCGCCGCGTGCCGTCCTTGGAGCACACGATGTCCTCGCGCGACCCCACGCCGAACTGCACCAGCCATCTGGGGGAGAGAGAGATAATGGAGAGGTTACAAGTGGGAATATTTgagtttataaaaatgttaaggttttCTATACATTCAAATACATTAGGATTCAGTAAGGTTGAAGAGCACTAGTAGCCTGATGCATTATTGCACCTCCGTTGTCCAGATTAATCTGGTGGGTAACTTAACGTATATAACGTTAAGTTATACAACGGAGCTCGGAGGTGCATAAATGTAACTAcggtatatattatatttataataatacgtAACAATGGCCAAAATGTTGACCTCGCTAGCTACGCTAACAAAAACGGAATCAGATAAGATCAAACTCGAGGACAAAGCTCGGAGCAAGGACCATGAAATGACACTTAATTTGGTGGTTTTGGAGTTCAGCTCTGGCACATGACTCTGAGTATGGgtccataattttatttacagtataGTAGGAACCACGCAAACCAATGCGCAAGAAGACACTACCTATGTATGAGGAACGTGGCGACTCATGACCGCTATTTTATTCTTCTTTCatgataaataacaaaatggcggacctAATCATGTAATATCACTAACTCACCCCATAGATGCGACAGCAAAGCACACGTTGATATAGAAGATCACCAGCGCCGGGTATTTATTGGCGCTGCGCCAGTCTATGAGGAAGGTGGCTACAGTGAGCAGGTTGAGCGCGAGGCACGCGCCCGCGCCCCACGCCACCAGCCGGTGGATCTGCTGGTGCTCGTCTACCGTGTAGAGCGGGTCCAGGCACGGGATGCCGCAGCCTGGGATGCCTGAGGGATGAATTAGGTAGTAGATTAGTGTTGGGGTTAGTTTGTgcttttgaaaaattggaTTGGAACCTCTAAACTCTACCTAAGCTTCTAATTCTAAACTCTTCCTTAtctttgattgttttatttctcACCAGGTTGGCCCACTCCGGTTTGATTTAGGTTAACCGGATGTGTAGGTTTCATTGCAATTTGCCACCTGTGGTCAAAGATCCATTACGGATAGCTAAGCCAGTGAAGTAAGTAAACGAAGTATCCAGACATGCCTGTTATGTGTATATAATTTACACAAGAATTGGTATGAATGTGGGGAAAAATCTATCGATATGTAACACAAAAAGAATCTGATTTCATAATATCGGCAAATGTAAACAATTTCATcattaataagtaaatacataatagggCACAGTATCTAATGAGTAACATGAACTAGAGGCTATCTAATCAAGCCTTTATCAAGTATCTCAGCGACTCACCTTCATAGAAATGCAGCGGGTTGTCGGTGTGTATGAGCGGCGGCAGGCACCGGCCCGTCGTGTTGAACTTCATCTCGCGCGCCGCGTTCTCACACTTGGGCGGGAACAGCGTCTCGTTGCACTTCAGGAACGACGGGAAGTACGACGTGTTGTACAGAATAGCGCACGGCTCTAGCGTGATCTTGCACATTTCATACGACGGGAGGTATACCATGTCGTGGTCGAGGATTCGTTCGCATTTAGGCTTGAAGGTAGCGCAGAGCAGCGGCTGCACGACTGCCCAGCACTTGGGCACATTTATGAGCTCTCGATACAGCTCCAGTTTCGTTTCAATCTGTTCCTGGGTGTCGTAGAATGTGAGATGGACGCTGGTGAGATCGTAGGGCAGGCGCGCGCCGAGGCACGTGCGGTTGTGCAGGGGCTcgcagcgcgcgcgccgcacGCAGCTATCCAACTTCAGCTCTCGCTCCGGGAACCACTGCGACCCCTTGTCTGGCTTGATGAGGCGGTAGTTGGGCGTCCCTGCAATGGCCTCCAGCCGCTCCGTGGAGTTGTCCCCCAGCTCTATGATGGAGTTCTTGTCGCCGGGGCCCAGCTGGCTGCCCAGCGCGGGCAGGCAGACCGCGAGCCACCACAGCACCCGCACCGGCCACATCTGCAACAAGAGAGATGCCGCTGTTACATCCACGCCGATTCACTGCACCAGTGCGAAAATGTAATGCTAGAGAATTAAAACTACAATTTACTTTTCAATGGTTCTTTATTCAGGTTCAGGGCGATTTTTAAATGAAACCCTTTGAATTTCCAGACCTTTATTGAACATCTACAAAGAGTGAACGgcgcaaaaaataaaaaaaatatttttattttaagtacacATTTTCGTAAACAGATTGTTATCGTCCAAGGATAAAGGAAGGCTTTTGGGTAACTATACTTTATTCGCTAAGCCCctaaagtattttttcttaaaactACCAAATACATTATGTTATGAGTATTTcgtaacattttaattattgtgcATCAGTCATATGAAATAGGTGTTGATAATTCAagccataaataaaataattagaaGCCCAAGATTGCAAGTTATAGAAAGGATagaattaataatgaaattgttatttaaatgtttgttattatgCCCCATATTTATTATCAAGTTCAAAGTTGTTCACTTCAGAGAGGCGTTTTACAGCGAGCATCTTTATTGCAAAGACTACAGGAGAGGAATACCTTGGACGATATCATTATGACGAAGGTTATtcttattcattttattatttatttcagaaaaatataagctcgtaatttaatataaataagctTAACTAGAAGGTGTTCTTTATTGATTggaaaactttattattgacaaaacaaaataccagGATCTTACTATAAGAACGGTGAAGACGACTTTAGTCGCTGCGGCATGTGACGACTTCTGGAGCGCTGACGCTACTGGTTCTGCCAAGAGATCTTCCAAGTTCACACCAGTTGATGGTCTTCAAATCCCGCGGGATCCTACTCCAAACACCAATGGATAACCTGCCATTTTAAACATACACTTTTGAATGCATTCAACAGCTAATATAACTCACAAATAGGTCAGATCAACTCACCAGTAACTTCTGTAAAAAACATGGTTAAAACAAATTGAGGTAGATATATCTTttcaaaaattgtttttttaacgaatttttattgttttttaagtTCCTTACATTAAAACATAAgctgtaggtaaataaaaatatgtacatcgCTGCAGTATCGCCGACACTCGTTTTTACACTTATCACTCGATTGAAGAACTCAACGCATGCATACTGACACTGGTAACGTCAAAGTGTCTGTTAGTTGTGGAGTGGTTTCGCGCCTCTTCGGAAGGGCCTGTTGTTGGCGCCGCGGCCCCGCCAGGGCTGGCCGCGCTGGTTGCCGCGCCAGttgccgcgccccccgcccccgcccccgccgccgccgccgccgcccccgtgcCCGTTCatgccgcgcccgcgcccgcccctcTGGCCCCGGAACCCGCCCGACCACCGCTGGTTCCTCGAGTAGCTGTCGTCGTCGTCACCGTCTCCGTCGTTGTTGTAactattattatcatcatcattattgtAACCTTGATCGTACGAATCGTCGTCATTGTAATCTTCATTGTTTTGAGAGTAAGACTGGTCGTCGAAATTGGAGTTGAAATGCGGTTTGTTGAAACCATTGTCGTGGAATGGCGGCCGCGGCCCGCCCATGTTGCCCATAGGAGGACCCATGCCTGGAGGAGGCATGTTGCCCATTGGAGGCCCCATCCCTTGAGGTGGCATGTTTCCCATTGGTGGTCCCATGCCTGGAGGGGGCATGTTGCCCATGCCTGGTGGAGGTCCCATGCCTGGCGGAGGTCCCATGCCAGGGGGTCCCATTCTCATGTTACCCATTTGATGCATAGGTGGCATGTTGCCCATTGGTGGCCTCATTCCCCTCATATTGCCCATGCCTGGAGGTCCCATACCCATAGGTGGTCTAGGACCCATAGGTCCCATATTCATGTTCATGTTAGGCCTGTTGTTGTAATTATTGTGATCACCGTCATTGTCATGTTCATTGGTATCCATCATGTCATTGTTGTAATCATCTTGATAATTATCATAGTTATCATAATTTTCTTCCATGTTTTCATTTCCTTCTACATCATTTTCATCTTTAGCTGGATCAGGGTATTCAAATGGTGTGAAATTTTCGTCATCTGCATCATCTTCTAAATGTGGCATGACATCATCTAATTCTTCTATTTCACCAGTGGCTACATACCtttttaatgctattggaCCCTCATTTATGGCCTTTTCAAGTTTAGAACCAGCTTCTACAGGAATCAGTTTTCCATAAATGAATATAGCTGTGGGTTTGATCTGCTGCAGCGGCAGGGCCCCAGGAAGAGACTCTGCCAACACCTGGGACAATGCTTCTGTGGCTACATCATCAGAGCTTGGACCGTTGTTCCACTGGGCTTGGAAGTGTCTTGGTATAGGTTTGCTGTATGGTACTTTTTTCACCTTTTTGTCCAGGTCCATTGGTAAAAATGTTGTGTCTAAATCTAATCCAGGGATGGCTTTATCAGTATCAGTGGGGAATATTTCTACTTTGTCCTCAGGTCCCATTCCAGGAATAACTGCTGGTTCATCAAGGTCATGATCATCTTGGACACCAGGTGGTAAAGTGTTCAGATTATATTTGTCTCTCATGAGATCTCCAGGTCGATTTCTAGTCCAAAATTTTGATGTGTGATCATTTGAACCAGAGCACAGAATATGTCCTAATGGATGCCATGCCATTGTCCAAACTATTGATTCATGAGCTCCTTCTATACATCCAACCTCCTTGTCTGTACCTACATTCCAGAACAGTATGGCTCCATCTGAACCTCCTGAACAGAACAATCCTTCATGGTTGGGATGCCATGCAACACTGGATGCTTCTTTTTTGTGACCTCGGAATATTTGTAATTCAGTACCAAGTTTGCGAatgtcaaacaattttaataaatggtCACGAGAAGCTGTAATAAGCCAATTTCCATTTTCATTCCATTTGAGATCCATCACAGTGGACTTGTGGGCATGCAGTGTTGATAAAGCAGTGCCAGATTTAGGGTCCCATAACTTTATTGGTTGCTGATTGTCTTTACTTCCTGACACAATCAATGCCTTTGTTGGATGCCATTGCACACATTTGACATCAGCACCGTGGCCTCTCAAAATTCTTTCTTCCTGACATCTATAGAAGTCAAAGATGCGTAAGGTTCCATCATCAGAGCAGGTAACAATTTTGGAATCACTAGGACTAAAACTAATTCCACGTACTGCTTCCTTGTGAGCTTGGTACATTTTCACATTGTTCATATTGCTTTGCCAATACTTAATGAACCCAGAGTGATCTCCGGTGACCATCCAACCTTCTCCGTGAGACCAAACCATAGATCTGACTGGCGAGTCATGGGCTTGAagaatggtttcaaaattgaATGTCAGACCATTCCATAATGTGAATTCACCAGAAGATGCACCAGTAATTAAACGCCTGCCTTCAGGTGTCCAAGCAACGGCAAATATAGGACACCTCATTTTATTGGTGGCAGTTTTTACAAACCGGGTTGTGACTGCATTGATGGGGTTATCAGGATAAGATGGTGGGGGCATCAGATCTGGGGTGTACATGGCGTCGGGCTGCAGTGCGTGGCGATCCCGCCAGTCGCGTTGCCATACGCGGTTTTCTAAAGCATTAATTATTGCGGCATTGTAATCAACCGTCTTCCGCATAACGGATTTACGTAAGCGTTTACCATCAAAGTCGTCTTGGGTCATATTAAGAGGACCCTGAGGGGGGAAGCGCATTTGGAAAGAGTTGTAAGGCCTAAAGTTGTGTCGCATGGGACGCACGGGCGGCGGGCCCATAGGCGGCCCCATGCTGCCCATGCCGGGGGGCGGCATCGCCAGGTTCGGAGGCGGATGCCCGAATTCCATGGTTAATGACTTCGCTACCTATTTAGAAAAACATGTTGTGATGTTACAGAAAATTATGAGTTATCCTAATACTACTGTTTCAGTTTCGAAAAACACCTTACCTTTTTTGCGGTAATGTTATAACATTATTCACTTATATTGGAGTAGAACACTTAACACTATTTATGAGCTTTTCTTCACCGCTTAACAATAGACATTTATTAGAAAACtaatcacaaaattaaatacaagAACACAAATAACCTAGCATCAAGAAAATGCTAAAGCGTCAGCCATGTTGTCGTTgtgttactttttttttattattgtctcTATGGTAGCTAGTGACGTACTAATaacgaaataataatttcgATTGAACTTTGGTCGATTGTGAATTGTGATCTCAGAAAAATAACGTGTCCGGTCACGTTATTGGTGGTGGACCACCTGCTGATGCTGGCCTGCTGCTATGTTAGCTTTGTTTCCTGGCGGGTAAGTCTCCCAAGGAACACAAATAGGTACTTCTCTATCATGAAGGCATCCTGCCTACGAATGGTGTATGATTAGagaaattatttcaaaaatgaagtaagttaagtaagtacttattattttccatGAAGAAGATCAAAGAACATAAATACCAAGTAGTTACTTCCAAGTAAGTGGGGTACATTGAAACATAAACTCCAGAATCGCTACCGttgttataattaagtaagtacctatgtaactaacgtttatacttataactaaatattttta is part of the Plutella xylostella chromosome 3, ilPluXylo3.1, whole genome shotgun sequence genome and encodes:
- the LOC105390640 gene encoding protein smoothened isoform X2, which produces MWPVRVLWWLAVCLPALGSQLGPGDKNSIIELGDNSTERLEAIAGTPNYRLIKPDKGSQWFPERELKLDSCVRRARCEPLHNRTCLGARLPYDLTSVHLTFYDTQEQIETKLELYRELINVPKCWAVVQPLLCATFKPKCERILDHDMVYLPSYEMCKITLEPCAILYNTSYFPSFLKCNETLFPPKCENAAREMKFNTTGRCLPPLIHTDNPLHFYEGIPGCGIPCLDPLYTVDEHQQIHRLVAWGAGACLALNLLTVATFLIDWRSANKYPALVIFYINVCFAVASMGWLVQFGVGSREDIVCSKDGTRRRGEPSAEENLSCVVVFVLVYYFMMAACVWFVIFTYAWHMSFRALGKIQDRIDKKAAYFHLVAWSLPLILTITTMAFGEVDGSSITGICFVGYMKHWMRAAMLLAPLCTALLLGGYFLCRGVFSLVAVRVSSKDVITPRASNKIRQTITRCSLTAALVAVCVCVTVACHAYEFRNRRLWQRAFRTHIICRLEQAFDLRGRCVAGARPSVSVLQLRLLSVFAGGALMASWTWTPAAARAWQRYLARKCGCSVEAEAGARRAHKHELIARAYRRRDVLRDHGRLSISLGRSRQDPVGLFLDNTAPIDYPDDAKYESGELSSSWAANLPRFVRRRDALVLPAHTAHAHHSHHSLSSTPDRRHSQDSQISISLRHVSVESRRNSLDSQLSVKIAEMKTKVGRRRTKHGKAKRKHRTARKESTPSIESQISRYWLQALQANNDPSREEVKFSFD
- the LOC105390640 gene encoding protein smoothened isoform X3; translation: MWPVRVLWWLAVCLPALGSQLGPGDKNSIIELGDNSTERLEAIAGTPNYRLIKPDKGSQWFPERELKLDSCVRRARCEPLHNRTCLGARLPYDLTSVHLTFYDTQEQIETKLELYRELINVPKCWAVVQPLLCATFKPKCERILDHDMVYLPSYEMCKITLEPCAILYNTSYFPSFLKCNETLFPPKCENAAREMKFNTTGRCLPPLIHTDNPLHFYEGIPGCGIPCLDPLYTVDEHQQIHRLVAWGAGACLALNLLTVATFLIDWRSANKYPALVIFYINVCFAVASMGWLVQFGVGSREDIVCSKDGTRRRGEPSAEENLSCVVVFVLVYYFMMAACVWFVIFTYAWHMSFRALGKIQDRIDKKAAYFHLVAWSLPLILTITTMAFGEVDGSSITGICFVGYMKHWMRAAMLLAPLCTALLLGGYFLCRGVFSLVAVRVSSKDVITPRASNKIRQTITRCSLTAALVAVCVCVTVACHAYEFRNRRLWLSAFRTNIICRLEQAFDLRGRCVAGARPSVSVLQLRLLSVFAGGALMASWTWTPAAARAWQRYLARKCGCSVEAEAGARRAHKHELIARAYRRRDVLRDHGRLSISLGRSRQDPVGLFLDNTAPIDYPDDAKYESGELSSSWAANLPRFVRRRDALVLPAHTAHAHHSHHSLSSTPDRRHSQDSQISISLRHVSVESRRNSLDSQLSVKIAEMKTKVGRRRTKHGKAKRKHRTARKESTPSIESQISRYWLQALQANNDPSREEVKFSFD
- the LOC105390640 gene encoding pre-mRNA 3' end processing protein WDR33 isoform X1, with protein sequence MEFGHPPPNLAMPPPGMGSMGPPMGPPPVRPMRHNFRPYNSFQMRFPPQGPLNMTQDDFDGKRLRKSVMRKTVDYNAAIINALENRVWQRDWRDRHALQPDAMYTPDLMPPPSYPDNPINAVTTRFVKTATNKMRCPIFAVAWTPEGRRLITGASSGEFTLWNGLTFNFETILQAHDSPVRSMVWSHGEGWMVTGDHSGFIKYWQSNMNNVKMYQAHKEAVRGISFSPSDSKIVTCSDDGTLRIFDFYRCQEERILRGHGADVKCVQWHPTKALIVSGSKDNQQPIKLWDPKSGTALSTLHAHKSTVMDLKWNENGNWLITASRDHLLKLFDIRKLGTELQIFRGHKKEASSVAWHPNHEGLFCSGGSDGAILFWNVGTDKEVGCIEGAHESIVWTMAWHPLGHILCSGSNDHTSKFWTRNRPGDLMRDKYNLNTLPPGVQDDHDLDEPAVIPGMGPEDKVEIFPTDTDKAIPGLDLDTTFLPMDLDKKVKKVPYSKPIPRHFQAQWNNGPSSDDVATEALSQVLAESLPGALPLQQIKPTAIFIYGKLIPVEAGSKLEKAINEGPIALKRYVATGEIEELDDVMPHLEDDADDENFTPFEYPDPAKDENDVEGNENMEENYDNYDNYQDDYNNDMMDTNEHDNDGDHNNYNNRPNMNMNMGPMGPRPPMGMGPPGMGNMRGMRPPMGNMPPMHQMGNMRMGPPGMGPPPGMGPPPGMGNMPPPGMGPPMGNMPPQGMGPPMGNMPPPGMGPPMGNMGGPRPPFHDNGFNKPHFNSNFDDQSYSQNNEDYNDDDSYDQGYNNDDDNNSYNNDGDGDDDDSYSRNQRWSGGFRGQRGGRGRGMNGHGGGGGGGGGGGGGRGNWRGNQRGQPWRGRGANNRPFRRGAKPLHN